A stretch of the Pan paniscus chromosome 2, NHGRI_mPanPan1-v2.0_pri, whole genome shotgun sequence genome encodes the following:
- the NEPRO gene encoding nucleolus and neural progenitor protein isoform X3 — protein MAAVPPGPEPWNRVRIPKAGNRSAVTVQNPGAALDLCIAAVIKECHLVILSLKSQTLDAETDVLCAVLYSNHNRMGRHKPHLALKQVEQCLKRLKNMNLEGSIQDLFELFSSKVLYKGVLKRLILLYEPLFGLLQEVARIQPMPYFKDFTFPSDITEFLGQPYFEAFKKKMPTAFAAKGINKLLNKLFLINEQSPRASEETLLGISKKAKQMKINVQNNVDLGQPVKNKRVFKEKSSEFDVRAFCNQLKHKATQETSFDFKCSQSRLKTTKYSSQKVIGTPHAKSFVQRFREAESFTQLSEEIQMAVVWCRSKKLKAQAIFLGNKLLKSNRLKHLEAQGTSLPKKLECIKTSICNHLLRGSGIKTSKHHLRQRRSQNKFLRRQRKPQRKLQSTLLREIQQFSQGTWKSATDTSAKWRLSHCTVHRTDLYPNSKQLLNSGVSMPVIQTKEKMIHENLRGIHENETDSWTVMQINKNSTSGTIKETDDIDDIFALMGV, from the exons ATGGCTGCGGTGCCGCCGGGCCCGGAGCCGTGGAACCGTGTGAGAATCCCTAAGGCGGGGAACCGCAGCGCAGTGACAGTGCAGAACCCCGGCGCGGCCCTTG ACCTTTGCATTGCAGCTGTAATTAAAGAATGCCATCTCGTCATACTGTCGCTGAAGAGCCAAACCTTAGATGCAGAAACAGATGTGTTATGTGCAGTCCTTTACAGCAATCACAACAGAATGGGCCGCCACAAACCCCATTTGGCCCTCAAACAG GTTGAGCAATGTTTAAAGCGTTTGAAAAACATGAATTTGGAGGGCTCAATTCAAGACCTGTTTGAGTTGTTTTCTTCCAA GGTTCTCTATAAAGGTGTCTTAAAAAGGTTGATTTTGTTATATGAGCCTTTGTTTGGATTGCTTCAAGAGGTCGCTAGGATTCAACCAATGCCTTACTTCAAAGATTTTACCTTTCCTTCTGATATCACTGAATTTTTAGGACAGCCATATTTTGaagcctttaagaaaaaaatgcctaCAGCTTTTGCAgctaaaggaataaataaattgctAAATAAACTGTTTTTAATAAATGAGCAGTCACCAAGAGCCAGTGAAGAAACCTTACTTGGAATTTcaaaaaaagctaaacaaatgAAGATCAATGTACAGAATAATGTGGATCTTGGACAGCCAGTAAAGAATAAGAGAGTCTTCAAAG AAAAGTCATCAGAATTTGATGTGAGGGCTTTCTGCAACCAGCTGAAACACAAAGCTACTCAG GAGACCAGttttgattttaaatgttctcaatcCAGACTAAAGACAACCAAGTATTCTTCTCAGAAAGTGATAGGAACTCCTCATGCCAAAAGTTTTGTGCAAAGATTCCGAGAGGCTGAGTCCTTCACACAACTTTCTGAAGAAATCCAGATGGCAGTTGTATGGTGCAGGAGCAAAAAACTCAAGGCTCAGGCCATTTTTCTGGGTAACAAACTTCTTAAAAGCAACCGGCTTAAACATCTGGAAGCTCAAGGTACTAG TTTGCCAAAGAAACTAGAGTGCATAAAAACGTCTATTTGCAACCACCTTCTTCGTGGCTCAGGTATCAAAACTTCAAAGCATCATCTGAGACAGAGAAGATCACAGAATAAATTTTTACGGAGACAGAGGAAACCACAGAGAAAGTTGCAGTCGACTCTTTTAAGGGAAATTCAGCAGTTCTCTCAAGGGACTTGGAAGAGTGCTACAGATACCAGTGCTAAGTGGAGACTCTCACACTGTACTGTGCATAGAACTGATCTCTACCCTAACAGTAAGCAGCTCTTGAATAGTGGAGTTTCAATGCCTGTCATACAAACTAAGGAGAAAATGATTCATGAAAATCTTAGAGGCATCCATGAAAATGAAACTGATTCGTGGACGgtgatgcaaataaataaaaacagtacaTCAGGAACCATTAAGGAGACAGATGACATTGAtgatatttttgctttaatgGGAGTTTAG
- the NEPRO gene encoding nucleolus and neural progenitor protein isoform X5, with translation MNLEGSIQDLFELFSSKVLYKGVLKRLILLYEPLFGLLQEVARIQPMPYFKDFTFPSDITEFLGQPYFEAFKKKMPTAFAAKGINKLLNKLFLINEQSPRASEETLLGISKKAKQMKINVQNNVDLGQPVKNKRVFKEKSSEFDVRAFCNQLKHKATQETSFDFKCSQSRLKTTKYSSQKVIGTPHAKSFVQRFREAESFTQLSEEIQMAVVWCRSKKLKAQAIFLGNKLLKSNRLKHLEAQGTSLPKKLECIKTSICNHLLRGSGIKTSKHHLRQRRSQNKFLRRQRKPQRKLQSTLLREIQQFSQGTWKSATDTSAKWRLSHCTVHRTDLYPNSKQLLNSGVSMPVIQTKEKMIHENLRGIHENETDSWTVMQINKNSTSGTIKETDDIDDIFALMGV, from the exons ATGAATTTGGAGGGCTCAATTCAAGACCTGTTTGAGTTGTTTTCTTCCAA GGTTCTCTATAAAGGTGTCTTAAAAAGGTTGATTTTGTTATATGAGCCTTTGTTTGGATTGCTTCAAGAGGTCGCTAGGATTCAACCAATGCCTTACTTCAAAGATTTTACCTTTCCTTCTGATATCACTGAATTTTTAGGACAGCCATATTTTGaagcctttaagaaaaaaatgcctaCAGCTTTTGCAgctaaaggaataaataaattgctAAATAAACTGTTTTTAATAAATGAGCAGTCACCAAGAGCCAGTGAAGAAACCTTACTTGGAATTTcaaaaaaagctaaacaaatgAAGATCAATGTACAGAATAATGTGGATCTTGGACAGCCAGTAAAGAATAAGAGAGTCTTCAAAG AAAAGTCATCAGAATTTGATGTGAGGGCTTTCTGCAACCAGCTGAAACACAAAGCTACTCAG GAGACCAGttttgattttaaatgttctcaatcCAGACTAAAGACAACCAAGTATTCTTCTCAGAAAGTGATAGGAACTCCTCATGCCAAAAGTTTTGTGCAAAGATTCCGAGAGGCTGAGTCCTTCACACAACTTTCTGAAGAAATCCAGATGGCAGTTGTATGGTGCAGGAGCAAAAAACTCAAGGCTCAGGCCATTTTTCTGGGTAACAAACTTCTTAAAAGCAACCGGCTTAAACATCTGGAAGCTCAAGGTACTAG TTTGCCAAAGAAACTAGAGTGCATAAAAACGTCTATTTGCAACCACCTTCTTCGTGGCTCAGGTATCAAAACTTCAAAGCATCATCTGAGACAGAGAAGATCACAGAATAAATTTTTACGGAGACAGAGGAAACCACAGAGAAAGTTGCAGTCGACTCTTTTAAGGGAAATTCAGCAGTTCTCTCAAGGGACTTGGAAGAGTGCTACAGATACCAGTGCTAAGTGGAGACTCTCACACTGTACTGTGCATAGAACTGATCTCTACCCTAACAGTAAGCAGCTCTTGAATAGTGGAGTTTCAATGCCTGTCATACAAACTAAGGAGAAAATGATTCATGAAAATCTTAGAGGCATCCATGAAAATGAAACTGATTCGTGGACGgtgatgcaaataaataaaaacagtacaTCAGGAACCATTAAGGAGACAGATGACATTGAtgatatttttgctttaatgGGAGTTTAG
- the NEPRO gene encoding nucleolus and neural progenitor protein isoform X1, with the protein MAAVPPGPEPWNRVRIPKAGNRSAVTVQNPGAALDLCIAAVIKECHLVILSLKSQTLDAETDVLCAVLYSNHNRMGRHKPHLALKQVEQCLKRLKNMNLEGSIQDLFELFSSNENQPLTTKVCVVPSQPVVELVLMKVLGACKLLLRLLDCCCKTFLLTVKHLGLQEFIILNLVMVGLVSRLWVLYKGVLKRLILLYEPLFGLLQEVARIQPMPYFKDFTFPSDITEFLGQPYFEAFKKKMPTAFAAKGINKLLNKLFLINEQSPRASEETLLGISKKAKQMKINVQNNVDLGQPVKNKRVFKEKSSEFDVRAFCNQLKHKATQETSFDFKCSQSRLKTTKYSSQKVIGTPHAKSFVQRFREAESFTQLSEEIQMAVVWCRSKKLKAQAIFLGNKLLKSNRLKHLEAQGTSLPKKLECIKTSICNHLLRGSGIKTSKHHLRQRRSQNKFLRRQRKPQRKLQSTLLREIQQFSQGTWKSATDTSAKWRLSHCTVHRTDLYPNSKQLLNSGVSMPVIQTKEKMIHENLRGIHENETDSWTVMQINKNSTSGTIKETDDIDDIFALMGV; encoded by the exons ATGGCTGCGGTGCCGCCGGGCCCGGAGCCGTGGAACCGTGTGAGAATCCCTAAGGCGGGGAACCGCAGCGCAGTGACAGTGCAGAACCCCGGCGCGGCCCTTG ACCTTTGCATTGCAGCTGTAATTAAAGAATGCCATCTCGTCATACTGTCGCTGAAGAGCCAAACCTTAGATGCAGAAACAGATGTGTTATGTGCAGTCCTTTACAGCAATCACAACAGAATGGGCCGCCACAAACCCCATTTGGCCCTCAAACAG GTTGAGCAATGTTTAAAGCGTTTGAAAAACATGAATTTGGAGGGCTCAATTCAAGACCTGTTTGAGTTGTTTTCTTCCAA tGAAAATCAGCCTTTAACTACCAAAGTATGTGTTGTCCCCAGTCAGCCAGTGGTGGAGTTGGTGTTGATGAAGGTTTTGGGAGCCTGCAAGTTGTTGCTCCGCTTGTTGGACTGCTGCTGCAAAACTTTTCT TTTGACTGTGAAACATCTAGGTTTGCAAGAGTTCATTATTTTAAACCTTGTGATGGTTGGGCTGGTGAGCAGGTTATG GGTTCTCTATAAAGGTGTCTTAAAAAGGTTGATTTTGTTATATGAGCCTTTGTTTGGATTGCTTCAAGAGGTCGCTAGGATTCAACCAATGCCTTACTTCAAAGATTTTACCTTTCCTTCTGATATCACTGAATTTTTAGGACAGCCATATTTTGaagcctttaagaaaaaaatgcctaCAGCTTTTGCAgctaaaggaataaataaattgctAAATAAACTGTTTTTAATAAATGAGCAGTCACCAAGAGCCAGTGAAGAAACCTTACTTGGAATTTcaaaaaaagctaaacaaatgAAGATCAATGTACAGAATAATGTGGATCTTGGACAGCCAGTAAAGAATAAGAGAGTCTTCAAAG AAAAGTCATCAGAATTTGATGTGAGGGCTTTCTGCAACCAGCTGAAACACAAAGCTACTCAG GAGACCAGttttgattttaaatgttctcaatcCAGACTAAAGACAACCAAGTATTCTTCTCAGAAAGTGATAGGAACTCCTCATGCCAAAAGTTTTGTGCAAAGATTCCGAGAGGCTGAGTCCTTCACACAACTTTCTGAAGAAATCCAGATGGCAGTTGTATGGTGCAGGAGCAAAAAACTCAAGGCTCAGGCCATTTTTCTGGGTAACAAACTTCTTAAAAGCAACCGGCTTAAACATCTGGAAGCTCAAGGTACTAG TTTGCCAAAGAAACTAGAGTGCATAAAAACGTCTATTTGCAACCACCTTCTTCGTGGCTCAGGTATCAAAACTTCAAAGCATCATCTGAGACAGAGAAGATCACAGAATAAATTTTTACGGAGACAGAGGAAACCACAGAGAAAGTTGCAGTCGACTCTTTTAAGGGAAATTCAGCAGTTCTCTCAAGGGACTTGGAAGAGTGCTACAGATACCAGTGCTAAGTGGAGACTCTCACACTGTACTGTGCATAGAACTGATCTCTACCCTAACAGTAAGCAGCTCTTGAATAGTGGAGTTTCAATGCCTGTCATACAAACTAAGGAGAAAATGATTCATGAAAATCTTAGAGGCATCCATGAAAATGAAACTGATTCGTGGACGgtgatgcaaataaataaaaacagtacaTCAGGAACCATTAAGGAGACAGATGACATTGAtgatatttttgctttaatgGGAGTTTAG
- the NEPRO gene encoding nucleolus and neural progenitor protein isoform X2 produces MAAVPPGPEPWNRVRIPKAGNRSAVTVQNPGAALDLCIAAVIKECHLVILSLKSQTLDAETDVLCAVLYSNHNRMGRHKPHLALKQVEQCLKRLKNMNLEGSIQDLFELFSSNQPVVELVLMKVLGACKLLLRLLDCCCKTFLLTVKHLGLQEFIILNLVMVGLVSRLWVLYKGVLKRLILLYEPLFGLLQEVARIQPMPYFKDFTFPSDITEFLGQPYFEAFKKKMPTAFAAKGINKLLNKLFLINEQSPRASEETLLGISKKAKQMKINVQNNVDLGQPVKNKRVFKEKSSEFDVRAFCNQLKHKATQETSFDFKCSQSRLKTTKYSSQKVIGTPHAKSFVQRFREAESFTQLSEEIQMAVVWCRSKKLKAQAIFLGNKLLKSNRLKHLEAQGTSLPKKLECIKTSICNHLLRGSGIKTSKHHLRQRRSQNKFLRRQRKPQRKLQSTLLREIQQFSQGTWKSATDTSAKWRLSHCTVHRTDLYPNSKQLLNSGVSMPVIQTKEKMIHENLRGIHENETDSWTVMQINKNSTSGTIKETDDIDDIFALMGV; encoded by the exons ATGGCTGCGGTGCCGCCGGGCCCGGAGCCGTGGAACCGTGTGAGAATCCCTAAGGCGGGGAACCGCAGCGCAGTGACAGTGCAGAACCCCGGCGCGGCCCTTG ACCTTTGCATTGCAGCTGTAATTAAAGAATGCCATCTCGTCATACTGTCGCTGAAGAGCCAAACCTTAGATGCAGAAACAGATGTGTTATGTGCAGTCCTTTACAGCAATCACAACAGAATGGGCCGCCACAAACCCCATTTGGCCCTCAAACAG GTTGAGCAATGTTTAAAGCGTTTGAAAAACATGAATTTGGAGGGCTCAATTCAAGACCTGTTTGAGTTGTTTTCTTCCAA TCAGCCAGTGGTGGAGTTGGTGTTGATGAAGGTTTTGGGAGCCTGCAAGTTGTTGCTCCGCTTGTTGGACTGCTGCTGCAAAACTTTTCT TTTGACTGTGAAACATCTAGGTTTGCAAGAGTTCATTATTTTAAACCTTGTGATGGTTGGGCTGGTGAGCAGGTTATG GGTTCTCTATAAAGGTGTCTTAAAAAGGTTGATTTTGTTATATGAGCCTTTGTTTGGATTGCTTCAAGAGGTCGCTAGGATTCAACCAATGCCTTACTTCAAAGATTTTACCTTTCCTTCTGATATCACTGAATTTTTAGGACAGCCATATTTTGaagcctttaagaaaaaaatgcctaCAGCTTTTGCAgctaaaggaataaataaattgctAAATAAACTGTTTTTAATAAATGAGCAGTCACCAAGAGCCAGTGAAGAAACCTTACTTGGAATTTcaaaaaaagctaaacaaatgAAGATCAATGTACAGAATAATGTGGATCTTGGACAGCCAGTAAAGAATAAGAGAGTCTTCAAAG AAAAGTCATCAGAATTTGATGTGAGGGCTTTCTGCAACCAGCTGAAACACAAAGCTACTCAG GAGACCAGttttgattttaaatgttctcaatcCAGACTAAAGACAACCAAGTATTCTTCTCAGAAAGTGATAGGAACTCCTCATGCCAAAAGTTTTGTGCAAAGATTCCGAGAGGCTGAGTCCTTCACACAACTTTCTGAAGAAATCCAGATGGCAGTTGTATGGTGCAGGAGCAAAAAACTCAAGGCTCAGGCCATTTTTCTGGGTAACAAACTTCTTAAAAGCAACCGGCTTAAACATCTGGAAGCTCAAGGTACTAG TTTGCCAAAGAAACTAGAGTGCATAAAAACGTCTATTTGCAACCACCTTCTTCGTGGCTCAGGTATCAAAACTTCAAAGCATCATCTGAGACAGAGAAGATCACAGAATAAATTTTTACGGAGACAGAGGAAACCACAGAGAAAGTTGCAGTCGACTCTTTTAAGGGAAATTCAGCAGTTCTCTCAAGGGACTTGGAAGAGTGCTACAGATACCAGTGCTAAGTGGAGACTCTCACACTGTACTGTGCATAGAACTGATCTCTACCCTAACAGTAAGCAGCTCTTGAATAGTGGAGTTTCAATGCCTGTCATACAAACTAAGGAGAAAATGATTCATGAAAATCTTAGAGGCATCCATGAAAATGAAACTGATTCGTGGACGgtgatgcaaataaataaaaacagtacaTCAGGAACCATTAAGGAGACAGATGACATTGAtgatatttttgctttaatgGGAGTTTAG
- the NEPRO gene encoding nucleolus and neural progenitor protein isoform X4, with translation MKVLGACKLLLRLLDCCCKTFLLTVKHLGLQEFIILNLVMVGLVSRLWVLYKGVLKRLILLYEPLFGLLQEVARIQPMPYFKDFTFPSDITEFLGQPYFEAFKKKMPTAFAAKGINKLLNKLFLINEQSPRASEETLLGISKKAKQMKINVQNNVDLGQPVKNKRVFKEKSSEFDVRAFCNQLKHKATQETSFDFKCSQSRLKTTKYSSQKVIGTPHAKSFVQRFREAESFTQLSEEIQMAVVWCRSKKLKAQAIFLGNKLLKSNRLKHLEAQGTSLPKKLECIKTSICNHLLRGSGIKTSKHHLRQRRSQNKFLRRQRKPQRKLQSTLLREIQQFSQGTWKSATDTSAKWRLSHCTVHRTDLYPNSKQLLNSGVSMPVIQTKEKMIHENLRGIHENETDSWTVMQINKNSTSGTIKETDDIDDIFALMGV, from the exons ATGAAGGTTTTGGGAGCCTGCAAGTTGTTGCTCCGCTTGTTGGACTGCTGCTGCAAAACTTTTCT TTTGACTGTGAAACATCTAGGTTTGCAAGAGTTCATTATTTTAAACCTTGTGATGGTTGGGCTGGTGAGCAGGTTATG GGTTCTCTATAAAGGTGTCTTAAAAAGGTTGATTTTGTTATATGAGCCTTTGTTTGGATTGCTTCAAGAGGTCGCTAGGATTCAACCAATGCCTTACTTCAAAGATTTTACCTTTCCTTCTGATATCACTGAATTTTTAGGACAGCCATATTTTGaagcctttaagaaaaaaatgcctaCAGCTTTTGCAgctaaaggaataaataaattgctAAATAAACTGTTTTTAATAAATGAGCAGTCACCAAGAGCCAGTGAAGAAACCTTACTTGGAATTTcaaaaaaagctaaacaaatgAAGATCAATGTACAGAATAATGTGGATCTTGGACAGCCAGTAAAGAATAAGAGAGTCTTCAAAG AAAAGTCATCAGAATTTGATGTGAGGGCTTTCTGCAACCAGCTGAAACACAAAGCTACTCAG GAGACCAGttttgattttaaatgttctcaatcCAGACTAAAGACAACCAAGTATTCTTCTCAGAAAGTGATAGGAACTCCTCATGCCAAAAGTTTTGTGCAAAGATTCCGAGAGGCTGAGTCCTTCACACAACTTTCTGAAGAAATCCAGATGGCAGTTGTATGGTGCAGGAGCAAAAAACTCAAGGCTCAGGCCATTTTTCTGGGTAACAAACTTCTTAAAAGCAACCGGCTTAAACATCTGGAAGCTCAAGGTACTAG TTTGCCAAAGAAACTAGAGTGCATAAAAACGTCTATTTGCAACCACCTTCTTCGTGGCTCAGGTATCAAAACTTCAAAGCATCATCTGAGACAGAGAAGATCACAGAATAAATTTTTACGGAGACAGAGGAAACCACAGAGAAAGTTGCAGTCGACTCTTTTAAGGGAAATTCAGCAGTTCTCTCAAGGGACTTGGAAGAGTGCTACAGATACCAGTGCTAAGTGGAGACTCTCACACTGTACTGTGCATAGAACTGATCTCTACCCTAACAGTAAGCAGCTCTTGAATAGTGGAGTTTCAATGCCTGTCATACAAACTAAGGAGAAAATGATTCATGAAAATCTTAGAGGCATCCATGAAAATGAAACTGATTCGTGGACGgtgatgcaaataaataaaaacagtacaTCAGGAACCATTAAGGAGACAGATGACATTGAtgatatttttgctttaatgGGAGTTTAG